From the genome of Halobellus litoreus, one region includes:
- a CDS encoding DUF192 domain-containing protein — protein MADRSRLATVILGVAILLAVALVAVAINPGLLPTGEYERTTVDILDAETDETLASVTVRVADTRSKRYTGLSDTDSLGANEGMLFVHAEEGEYAYVMREMAFPLDIVFVDSEGTITAIHHAQLPSEGTSGGDLTRYRGRGQYVLEVPYNYTVERGIEVGDRLRIDGEWRSGGDG, from the coding sequence ATGGCCGACCGGTCGCGACTCGCTACAGTCATCCTCGGCGTCGCTATCCTCCTCGCGGTCGCTCTCGTCGCGGTCGCGATAAATCCGGGGCTCCTCCCGACCGGCGAGTACGAGCGAACGACGGTCGACATCCTGGACGCCGAGACCGACGAGACGCTCGCCTCGGTGACCGTGCGCGTCGCCGACACCCGGTCGAAACGGTACACGGGACTCAGCGACACCGACTCCCTCGGCGCGAACGAGGGGATGCTGTTCGTCCACGCCGAGGAGGGCGAGTACGCCTACGTGATGCGCGAGATGGCGTTTCCGCTCGACATCGTCTTCGTCGACAGCGAGGGAACGATCACCGCGATTCACCACGCGCAACTCCCGTCGGAGGGAACGTCCGGAGGTGACCTCACCCGCTATCGCGGCCGCGGACAGTACGTGCTCGAAGTGCCGTACAACTACACGGTCGAGCGGGGTATCGAAGTCGGCGATCGGCTTCGGATCGACGGCGAGTGGAGATCCGGCGGCGACGGGTGA